From Coccinella septempunctata chromosome 4, icCocSept1.1, whole genome shotgun sequence, a single genomic window includes:
- the LOC123312116 gene encoding voltage-gated potassium channel subunit beta-2: MSHYALFNLTSNDNNNNDHNIGDNRNIPTTIYRCRAPIASLDCMEEFSAGSALSALADRQDGTITKEQLLLSGLSHSVPSAPLQLNRQTSVTPGLRYRNLGKSGLRVSNIGLGTWPTFSPSVTEEKAEQIIVLAVESGINLFDLSEAHSGTRAEVELGRILQRRGWKRTTYIVTTKIYWSTRSDERGLSRKHIIESVKASLMRLQLSYIDVVMVHKADPMCPMEEVVRAMHYVISQGWVMYWGTARWSTVEIMEAYTNCRQFNCVTPIVEQTEYHMFCREKSELYMPELYNKIGVGLMAWSPISMGMSQGKEDGAIQLFSRASFRNKYRSFSWNEDETGPLKDINYGWVKEKIQPDDTRRQGERMRELSVLADKLGCSITQLAIAWCLKNESVQSLLLGASTPEQLYDSIQSLQIVPKLNANVITEIERILENKPSRPPMVSTLALR; encoded by the exons ATGTCACATTATGCGTTGTTCAATCTTACTAGCAACGACAACAATAACAATGATCACAACATCGGAGACAACAGAAATATACCAACAACAATATACAG GTGTAGAGCTCCTATAGCGAGTCTGGACTGTATGGAGGAATTCAGCGCCGGCAGTGCCCTAAGCGCTCTGGCAGACAGACAAGACGGCACCATCACGAAGGAGCAACTCCTGCTCAGTGGACTGTCCCATTCCGTTCCTTCCGCTCCCCTGCAGCTGAACAGGCAAACCTCAGTGACCCCAGGACTTAGATATAGGAATCTTGGAAAAAGTGGCCTTCGCGTATCGAACATAGGACTTG GAACATGGCCTACATTTAGCCCTAGCGTAACAGAAGAAAAAGCTGAGCAAATCATTGTACTAGCAGTTGAAAGTGGTATCAACTTATTTGATTTATCCGAAGCACATTCTG GTACCAGAGCAGAGGTTGAATTGGGGAGAATTTTGCAAAGAAGGGGTTGGAAAAGGACCACGTATATCGTAACCACCAAAATATATTGGAGTACAAG GTCGGACGAGAGGGGCCTGTCAAGAAAACACATCATAGAAAGTGTTAAGGCAAGTCTTATGAGGTTGCAGTTGTCGTATATAGATGTTGTTATGGTGCACAAAGCTGATCCCATGTGTCCTATGGAAG AGGTGGTAAGAGCAATGCACTACGTTATTTCCCAAGGTTGGGTTATGTATTGGGGTACAGCAAGATGGTCCACAGTAGAAATAATGGAGGCATACACGAACTGCAGGCAGTTCAACTGCGTCACTCCAATCGTGGAACAAACTGAGTACCACATGTTCTGCAGGGAGAAATCGGAACTTTACATGCCAGAGCTGTACAATAAGATCGGTGTTG GTTTGATGGCTTGGTCTCCTATTTCTATGGGAATGTCACAAGGGAAAGAAGATGGTGCTATCCAGCTATTTTCGAGAGCCAGTTTCCGAAACAAATATAGGTCGTTTTCCTGGAACGAGGATGAGACTGGACCTCTGAAAGATATT AACTACGGTTGggtgaaagaaaaaattcagcCAGACGACACAAGAAGGCAAGGCGAGCGCATGCGAGAACTGAGCGTACTCGCAGACAAGCTAGGCTGTTCCATAACCCAGCTAGCCATCGCGTGGTGCTTGAAGAACGAATCGGTCCAGAGTCTGCTTCTGGGCGCCAGCACCCCTGAGCAGCTCTACGACAGCATCCAGTCCCTTCAGATAGTGCCCAAGTTGAATGCCAACGTGATAACCGAGATCGAGAGAATTCTGGAGAACAAACCCTCAAGACCGCCCATGGTTTCCACGCTGGCGCTTAGATGA